The sequence below is a genomic window from Serinus canaria isolate serCan28SL12 chromosome 4A, serCan2020, whole genome shotgun sequence.
TTGTGAGAGGAGTGACTGTGGAGTCTTTATGCAGGACAGCTGTCCAAAAAATGGTGATTTTCTAGAATGCATGGACAGCAAATTGCACACTGGGTGAGTAACGGCAGAGTTGGGACCTTTGCTagagctgcagcactcaggGTGGTTTGGCTCTGAGTGCATTCACATGCACCCATTACAGACACACAGATCCAGTACTGCCTGCCATGAGGAATATTCTGTGTTTGAGACGTTGACTTGGCTTTGGCAATTCACAATTTCACAGCCAGGTTATCGCCTTGGAAAGAAAACTGCAAGTTTAGTTTTCAGCTTTTGCAGAAAACGTTGTCCACCCTGTGACTGTGGTCTGTTCTCTGCATTCAGaactggagctgggctgctgtgctctctTCTCTGCTGACAGACAGCACAGTCACAGAGCAGTTCCACATGTCTTGGAAAAACAGGCCAGGAAAAAGGGTCTGGGAGTTCTGCAGAAGCCCTGCAAGGATTTTCTGTGTTGTTCCATGTGAAATAACCAGCATTTAGCAAACAGGCATTATTCTCTATACTACTTGAAAAGATTTGAGGGTCTTTTGTACTCACAACTGCATTTCAGCCAAAGGTTTTTATTTAAGTAATTACTTTATTAATTACTGATTTAATTTCTAACGAGAAACCaatcttttaacatttttcttcttccttttttcttttaagacaATTGCTAGCATGTAGTAGATGTGTACTTCCAGCTTGTTGCAGCAGTCATGGGGATGAGTTCCAGTAGAACACCAGTGAGAGTTTGAGCTGTGCATGGATGGCCCTTGACTTCTGTTTGACACTCAGCTGAACCAAGGACATCTCGTGATGTGTTTGTCATTTACAGTGCCTGAAGCGCTGATAATAAGTGTAGGGTGAAGATGTAGCCACAAAACAATGAGCTGCCTTTGCTCCTGTGGCTTTCTCTGGAGGTCCAGAATCCTCTTTTGGATGAAGACTGAGGACAGTGTTGATCTCCCCGTTGTCAGCGAACAATGCAGACTTGTTACACACAATTCCACAGTTTGTATGTGTTAAGGAATAGTCACTGGTAGCCTCTGTCTGTCTGAGCACTTTGGATCACAAGAAGTTGAGTTTGTAGCATTATTTAGCACAAAATTCTTTCTGTTCCCCACTTTGAGAAATTCCTGCTTTCTGCCAGTTTACTGCTCTGCAAGTGCAGGTCCATTGGGTGTTTGGATCACAGTGGGCCACGTCTCTGATATCAGCATTAACCAGAAGCTGATCTGTTTTCCCATTCTTCCCAGCCATGTCCAGGCAGTCAGAGCCCCACAGATTTAACAAAACCCTGTGGTGAAATGCTATGAAATGCAATATCTGTGTGGAGGTTTCTGGTGCACTTTGTCACATCCAGTCCTGTCTGCAGCACTTAGGAGCTGTTCTAGTTTACCACACTGTGTGTCCGTGTGTCATTGATTATGTATTTATGAAACCACCTAAATgtcacaatttttaaaatactctctGATTTTTTATTCACATGACAGCCCAAAACAGCTCCGAAAAGGACATTTGGATCCATTACAAATGACCAGGTAAATATACACAGCAGGGAGTGTTCAGCAAGAAAGTTTCATTATTTGAGAGACTGTGTGTGCAAATCCATGGAAAAGGCTGTAATGAAAACTGGAGAAGGTAACAGAGCTTATTGCCTTGGTAAGGGATCCTGTGAGCAGGGTCAGAACCTCTTTAAACCAATCCAGCTCTGAGATGGGCATTGGTTTGTCTCCAATAATTTGTGCttaaattggatttttaaatttaaacagtCAATCTCTTGTACTTCTCACTCCTATTCTTCTGTAAGGGTAGGGATATCAATGGAGCAGATTATTTCTACCAGTTGTTTTAATGGGCAAATGTATTCTGTAACTGTTAATTATCTACTGTGCTTTTCCAGTGGACTCTTGCCCTTCCCAGTGTGAGCAAATCCTTCAGATCACTGGGATAATGTGGTGACTGAGGTGCAGTTCAGTCCCAGTAGAAATCTGACCTTAATGGAAATTTTAACTTCCCTGAACTTTTAATGTTAGCAGAGCTATTTACTTCAACATCAAGAAATTAATCCTGAAGGTTTTTGTTCATGTTTCTCACTTTAGCTCTCAATTTCTTTGCTCATAATGGAGAGAATTagatatttataattttaaaactgtatttcttgGATGTTTCATCAATTTTTTGAGTGTTTAGAATGTGAGAACTATCTGTTCttagaaaatgtgtttgttaaTTTGCAGCATATCACACCTAACCTCATCTCTTAAACAACATGAAATATTCTTGTTTCAACAACTTGAAATGGTTACTCTAATAGGAGTTAAAATAAAGTCTGCTTCTCAGTGatgttttttctgtggtttaaaaaaatgtctaaAGCTGTAATGAATAGGAAGAAATAGACACAGAtaatatttctttccaaagaaaattattcaagtGTTAATAATGAACTTGGAAGAGATCTTGgtgttcttttctgttctccagTCATTCACAGCTAATAATGGGGAGCTAAAGCACCACATTTTATATCAAACTCATCTGCTCTGATGAAAAGCCCCTCTCCCATGCTGGATGAGAAGAGCAGAGATGGGCTCACACACGTGCAGCCACGTGAATTCCAAGTCTGTCCCGAGTTCTTGTGGCTGTGGGATCTAATGACAGAATAATCAGTGCCCATCTGTCAGCCTGGGTACAAATAAAGAGGCAAAGAGAGCTGGCAGGTTGCTTTTACTCTGgcttctgttattttctttcttctggaaTCCATATTAAAGCACagaatatataatttataatttctttgtAATTATGGAATTTATTGCAAATAACTGCTAGCCAGACTGAGTATGAGGAGGAAACTCACACTCTGCTTCCTCTCAGCACAGAATTACCATTCTGAAATTTACCCTAATTGGTTCAAAATGTATAGCTTGATTTAGAAACCATTTGCAGGGCTTATATTTCCGTGCCTTCTGCTAAAGAAGCCAAATCTGTATTTGTTTTATTGCTTCAAAATGTGCTCCAGTTTACTTTATAGTGTCCCCAGTTGGAACTTAATGTTGCCACAAATGCTGTGCAAGTGGCACAGTGATTTTTGCATGTGTGGATGAATAGTTCTGTCCCATGAAATAAAGGATGGCTTATCTAGGGTCAAAATCTGCCTTTGAGAAACAAATCAGTGAGAGTTCAGCCTCACTCAGAAGGGTGTAGGAGCTATAAATGCATTCACTCGGTGGTGGGGAACAAAATACAGGGAACACAAATCTTCTGCAACTCATGAGAAATAAGGAACCTTGAACACtgggaatgttttcttttgatttgaTTTGTTCTGGAGTGTCTCAAACCAGTTCAGAGCACAACTGGACCTGGTCCAGTGCAAATGAGAGGATCTTCAAGGTCACTTCCAGCCCAACCCATCTATATAGCATATAGCAGTTACCTGAGTGAGGGTGAAAGAGGAGAAGAATAAACAGAGGAAGATCAGTTGTTCATTATTACAAATATTacacataaaaagaaattcctAGTTAGTCCACAATTTCATTtatgcctttcttttttctggtcATCCCATGCATTCAGCATTAGCCATCTGCATTCTAGCCCTGTTCTTTTGGAAGATGTGGCTGGAAAACTGCCTTTACATCACTCCTCTACGTGGTGAGATATCAGAAAAGAGGATAATTCCACTGCTCTGCATTCCTGCTTGTCTGAAGAGACAGCAGAGAGACAGGGAATTTAGTTCTAGATtccaatatttattttaacagatttGTCAGCActactgttttttaaaaagctgtgtttgtgcaatATATGTAGCATTTTGGTGCAGTTCCAGAGATGTTCAACAAACCCTATGAAAAATATTGATCATTTTCAAATTGATCTGGCAGTTCTGGgatatttttgaaatgaaaataagtcttctttttttcactggGATTGAAATTTAACTACAAATATAAAACACATAGTGATGGATGCAGGAGTAGTTTCAATgagtttttaaatatattcctGATGAACTGTTAGGACTTAGTTTTGTCTGTGTCATCTGACATCTAAATTATGTAGTAAGCACTTTATCAATGATGGTATTggtttggtgggggtttttttgtttgcgtttttgttttggtttggttttttttatgcTAATGGTTTCAGATAATGTCCAGAGTTGGTCCACAAACAATGAAATTATCCCTTTATCTTTGTTGGTGTCCTTGAAATTGAGTATTGGAATAGGTCCTCCACTGACTGAACTTTGGCTTCATTCCTCATTTCCACATTCTCTCATACAACAGAGAAACTGAATTACATCAGTCCAGGAATTTAATAACTTTAGGAATAGAGAATctggatgaaaaaaataaccatCACTCTcacatttcccctttttctaAAGTATCTGTTTATTGCCATGTTTGCTCTGAAGCTTTCTCAAGACTCTGGAGTTTAAAGCAAAACTAGATATGGAAAACTAAACTTAAATATAGAAATGGATATTCCTGTATGGAGTATATGCATAAATTTATATTCCATGACAATTTCATAAAAATAGTgtgatattttttcattttaaataaactgtCAAGCTAAAGCGTGTTCTTTCTGTGTCTCGTAGGGTCAAAATGTGTTTGGTCTTGACATAACTGAGACGCCTGAGGGGGACAAGTGGCCTCAACTGATTGTCCAGCAGATCCTGGATAGGGAGCAGAAGGACACCTATGTGATGAAGATCAAAGTTGAAGATGGTGGGAGCCCCCCGAGGTCCAGCACCGCCATCCTGCAGGTGACGGTGACCGACGTCAACGACAACCGCCCGGTGTTCAAAGAGAACGACGTCGAGGTCAGCGTGCCCGAGAACGCCCCCGTGGGCACCTCCGTGTCCCAGCTCCACGCCACCGACGCCGACCTGGGCTCCAACGCGCAGATCCACTTCTACTTCAGCAACCAGATCTCCAGCCTGGCCAAAAGGCTCTTTGCCATCGATAACACCACGGGGCTCATCACCATCAGGGAGCCGCTGGACAGGGAGGAGTCCCCTGTGCACAAATTGACTGTTCTGGCAAGCGATGGCAGCTCCACCCCGTCAAGAGCCACGGTGACTGTTAATGTCACAGACATTAATGACAATGTCCCGTCAATAGACACCAGGTACATCATCAACCCCGTGAATGGGACAGTGCTTTTGTCTGAGAAGGCTCCCCTTAATACAAAAATTGCTTTGATAACAGTGATGGACAAGGATGCTGACCAGAACGGGAAAGTTACCTGTTTTACAGATCATGATGTTCCTTTCAGGCTAAAGCCAGTGTTTGATAATCAGTTTCTTCTGGAGACAGCCACCTTTCTAGACTATGAAGCGACACGGGAATATGCCATCAAAATAGTGGCTTCAGATTCAGGGAAGCCTCCCTTAAACCAGTCTGCAATGCTCCTGATCAAAATTAAGGATGAAAACGACAACGCCCCGGTTTTCACCCAGCCCATCATAGGCCTTTCCATCCCTGAAAACAACGCTCCTGGCACTCAGCTGACCAAGATCAGCGCTACAGATGCTGATAGCGGGCGGAATGCCGAGATCAGCTACATCCTGGGTCCCGATGCACCCCCGATTTTCAACCTGGACCGCCGCACAGGCATCCTGACAGCAGTGAGAAAGCTggacagagaaaagcaagacagGTACAGTTTCACTGTGCTGGCTAAGGATAATGGGATGCCACCTTTGCAGACCAATGCCACCGTGACTGTGTCGGTGCTGGACCAGAATGATAACAGCCCTGCTTTCACACATAATGAATATAATTTCTATGTGCCAGAAAACCTGCCCATGTATGGCACAGTAGGGCTGATCACAGTTACGGATGCTGACGCGGGAGACAACGCTGCAGTCACTCTCTCCATCTTAAATGGCAGAGATAATTTCATTATAGATCCACTCACTGGCGTAATAAGGCCTAATATCACCTTTGATAGGGAGCAGCAGGGGTCATACACTTTCCAGGTGAAAGCAGTGGATGGAGGAAGACTGCAGCGTTCCTCAACTGCCAAAGTGACCATCAATGTTGTGGATGTAAATGATAACAGGCCCGTTTTTGTTATTCCCTCCTCTAATTATTCCTATGAGTTGGTCCCAACGTCAGCCAGCCCGGGCTCTGTGGTCACTAAAGTCTTTGCAGTTGATAATGACACGGGAATGAACGCAGAGCTCCGCTATAGCATCATAGGGGGGAACTCCAGGGGCTTGTTTACCATTGACCAATTAACAGGCAATATCACTTTGAAGGAGAAGGTAATTACATCAGATCATGGCCTGCACAGACTGGTGATCAAGGTGAACGACCTGGGACAGCCGGAGTCTCTTTACACCATAGCTCTTGTGCACTTGTTTGTGAACGAGACGGTCACCAACAGCTCCTATGTGCAAGAGCTGGTGCGTAGGAACATGGAAACTCCAGTTGGCCAGAACATTGGGGATGGTGAGATAACCCCACAGACCAATGACTACGTCAAGATCATCATTGCCATTATTGCAGGCACCATGACAGTCATTCTGGTAATTTTTGTTACCGCGTTAGTCCGGTGCCGCCAGACGCCCAGGCACAAGGTTGTCCAAAAAAATAAGCAGAGTGGTGAATGGGTTTCCCCCAACCAAGAGAATAGGCAGatcaagaaaaagaagaagaagaagaagcgCTCTCCAAAGAGTCTCCTCCTCAACTTTGTGACTATTGAAGAATCTAAGCCTGATGATCCTGGCCACGAGCACATCAACGGCACTTTAGACATTCCCGTAGAGCTAGAAGAACAGACTATGGGAAAATACAACTGGGCCACCACACCAACCACATTTAAACCTGATAGCCCAGACTTAGCAAAGCACTACAAGTCTGCTTCTCCTCAGCCCACCTTTCAAATTAAACCTGAGACTCCTGTACCCCCCAAGAAGCACCATGTCATTCAGGAATTGCCTCTAGACAACACCTTTGTGGTGGGCTGTGACTCACTTTCCAAGTGCTCATCCAGCAGCTCGGACCCTTACAGTGTTTCTGAATGCAGCTGTCAAGGAGGCTTCAAGACCCCAGGCCCCATACACACCAGACAGGTAATGGAATTTTAAGGTgctttctccctccttccctcctttgctttgctttgtaaCCCCAGTTTGAAGCGCTGAACGCTGAGTTCTCCTGCAAGGAGCAAAGCTTTGGGAGTTCGCATTCAATTGAAGCGCTGTAAAACAAACAATTCCGGCTTCCTGAGTGGTAAGGGAGAAAATGAGAAGGGGGAAGAGCGTTGTCTgtgaggagagggagcaggcagagatcCCTGTGGTGGTGTCCTGACTGCAGATGGCAGCATGGCACTTCCCACCTCACCGCGGGACCTCGAGCAGCTCCGAGGGCTCCGAGTGGGACtgtcctctccagcctggcgTGCTCGAGGATCCAAACGATCTGGGTGGGAAGCAATAAAGCTTTAGAGGAACTCACAAGTGATTCTTAATATTGATGGAGTCTGGAATTGCAGCCTTCATTTGGGCATAGCTTTGCTTCAAGGTCTCTCAGGAGCAGGCAAGGATTTTCCTCCGAGGGTTTCAGGCGTTTTCAGACTGGAAGGAGCCTTAAATCTGGTGGAATGACACAGCTGACAGGCAAAGTTAGGGAAAAATTAGAGGCATCAGCATAACTGAGCTCACttatctgctgctctgcctga
It includes:
- the PCDH11X gene encoding protocadherin-11 X-linked isoform X1, translating into MDLLSGSYLLAVLLACIVFQSGAQEKNYTVREELPENVLIGNLLKDLNLTLDPEVPLSSPLQFKLVYKTGDVPLVRVEENTGEIFTAANRIDREKLCAGIFSENRCFYEVEVAVLPDEVFRLVKIRFLIEDINDNAPLFPSTVINISIPENTAINSRYSVPSAIDPDIGVNGIQHYELLKPKTAPKRTFGSITNDQGQNVFGLDITETPEGDKWPQLIVQQILDREQKDTYVMKIKVEDGGSPPRSSTAILQVTVTDVNDNRPVFKENDVEVSVPENAPVGTSVSQLHATDADLGSNAQIHFYFSNQISSLAKRLFAIDNTTGLITIREPLDREESPVHKLTVLASDGSSTPSRATVTVNVTDINDNVPSIDTRYIINPVNGTVLLSEKAPLNTKIALITVMDKDADQNGKVTCFTDHDVPFRLKPVFDNQFLLETATFLDYEATREYAIKIVASDSGKPPLNQSAMLLIKIKDENDNAPVFTQPIIGLSIPENNAPGTQLTKISATDADSGRNAEISYILGPDAPPIFNLDRRTGILTAVRKLDREKQDRYSFTVLAKDNGMPPLQTNATVTVSVLDQNDNSPAFTHNEYNFYVPENLPMYGTVGLITVTDADAGDNAAVTLSILNGRDNFIIDPLTGVIRPNITFDREQQGSYTFQVKAVDGGRLQRSSTAKVTINVVDVNDNRPVFVIPSSNYSYELVPTSASPGSVVTKVFAVDNDTGMNAELRYSIIGGNSRGLFTIDQLTGNITLKEKVITSDHGLHRLVIKVNDLGQPESLYTIALVHLFVNETVTNSSYVQELVRRNMETPVGQNIGDGEITPQTNDYVKIIIAIIAGTMTVILVIFVTALVRCRQTPRHKVVQKNKQSGEWVSPNQENRQIKKKKKKKKRSPKSLLLNFVTIEESKPDDPGHEHINGTLDIPVELEEQTMGKYNWATTPTTFKPDSPDLAKHYKSASPQPTFQIKPETPVPPKKHHVIQELPLDNTFVVGCDSLSKCSSSSSDPYSVSECSCQGGFKTPGPIHTRQHTKEVGRPQTPLKETTLEPWTQPQPQRRVTFHLPDGSQESCSDSGLGEHEPSSGASASHPLPLGFPQDEFYEQASPNSRTEGDGNSDPESTIEVNLQKALAEASENCTQECLILGHSDNCWMPPALTQFQQPNPSLPSFGFQQGWGRGARPEGRHTLGRPLPKDDSDKGQAGPRPQFYNTCERHCAGEDPVKVIPLANFAASHPAPGAGSSTTFIHEHQL
- the PCDH11X gene encoding protocadherin-11 X-linked isoform X3, whose product is MDLLSGSYLLAVLLACIVFQSGAQEKNYTVREELPENVLIGNLLKDLNLTLDPEVPLSSPLQFKLVYKTGDVPLVRVEENTGEIFTAANRIDREKLCAGIFSENRCFYEVEVAVLPDEVFRLVKIRFLIEDINDNAPLFPSTVINISIPENTAINSRYSVPSAIDPDIGVNGIQHYELLKPKTAPKRTFGSITNDQGQNVFGLDITETPEGDKWPQLIVQQILDREQKDTYVMKIKVEDGGSPPRSSTAILQVTVTDVNDNRPVFKENDVEVSVPENAPVGTSVSQLHATDADLGSNAQIHFYFSNQISSLAKRLFAIDNTTGLITIREPLDREESPVHKLTVLASDGSSTPSRATVTVNVTDINDNVPSIDTRYIINPVNGTVLLSEKAPLNTKIALITVMDKDADQNGKVTCFTDHDVPFRLKPVFDNQFLLETATFLDYEATREYAIKIVASDSGKPPLNQSAMLLIKIKDENDNAPVFTQPIIGLSIPENNAPGTQLTKISATDADSGRNAEISYILGPDAPPIFNLDRRTGILTAVRKLDREKQDRYSFTVLAKDNGMPPLQTNATVTVSVLDQNDNSPAFTHNEYNFYVPENLPMYGTVGLITVTDADAGDNAAVTLSILNGRDNFIIDPLTGVIRPNITFDREQQGSYTFQVKAVDGGRLQRSSTAKVTINVVDVNDNRPVFVIPSSNYSYELVPTSASPGSVVTKVFAVDNDTGMNAELRYSIIGGNSRGLFTIDQLTGNITLKEKVITSDHGLHRLVIKVNDLGQPESLYTIALVHLFVNETVTNSSYVQELVRRNMETPVGQNIGDGEITPQTNDYVKIIIAIIAGTMTVILVIFVTALVRCRQTPRHKVVQKNKQSGEWVSPNQENRQIKKKKKKKKRSPKSLLLNFVTIEESKPDDPGHEHINGTLDIPVELEEQTMGKYNWATTPTTFKPDSPDLAKHYKSASPQPTFQIKPETPVPPKKHHVIQELPLDNTFVVGCDSLSKCSSSSSDPYSVSECSCQGGFKTPGPIHTRQL
- the PCDH11X gene encoding protocadherin-11 X-linked isoform X2, with product MDLLSGSYLLAVLLACIVFQSGAQEKNYTVREELPENVLIGNLLKDLNLTLDPEVPLSSPLQFKLVYKTGDVPLVRVEENTGEIFTAANRIDREKLCAGIFSENRCFYEVEVAVLPDEVFRLVKIRFLIEDINDNAPLFPSTVINISIPENTAINSRYSVPSAIDPDIGVNGIQHYELLKGQNVFGLDITETPEGDKWPQLIVQQILDREQKDTYVMKIKVEDGGSPPRSSTAILQVTVTDVNDNRPVFKENDVEVSVPENAPVGTSVSQLHATDADLGSNAQIHFYFSNQISSLAKRLFAIDNTTGLITIREPLDREESPVHKLTVLASDGSSTPSRATVTVNVTDINDNVPSIDTRYIINPVNGTVLLSEKAPLNTKIALITVMDKDADQNGKVTCFTDHDVPFRLKPVFDNQFLLETATFLDYEATREYAIKIVASDSGKPPLNQSAMLLIKIKDENDNAPVFTQPIIGLSIPENNAPGTQLTKISATDADSGRNAEISYILGPDAPPIFNLDRRTGILTAVRKLDREKQDRYSFTVLAKDNGMPPLQTNATVTVSVLDQNDNSPAFTHNEYNFYVPENLPMYGTVGLITVTDADAGDNAAVTLSILNGRDNFIIDPLTGVIRPNITFDREQQGSYTFQVKAVDGGRLQRSSTAKVTINVVDVNDNRPVFVIPSSNYSYELVPTSASPGSVVTKVFAVDNDTGMNAELRYSIIGGNSRGLFTIDQLTGNITLKEKVITSDHGLHRLVIKVNDLGQPESLYTIALVHLFVNETVTNSSYVQELVRRNMETPVGQNIGDGEITPQTNDYVKIIIAIIAGTMTVILVIFVTALVRCRQTPRHKVVQKNKQSGEWVSPNQENRQIKKKKKKKKRSPKSLLLNFVTIEESKPDDPGHEHINGTLDIPVELEEQTMGKYNWATTPTTFKPDSPDLAKHYKSASPQPTFQIKPETPVPPKKHHVIQELPLDNTFVVGCDSLSKCSSSSSDPYSVSECSCQGGFKTPGPIHTRQHTKEVGRPQTPLKETTLEPWTQPQPQRRVTFHLPDGSQESCSDSGLGEHEPSSGASASHPLPLGFPQDEFYEQASPNSRTEGDGNSDPESTIEVNLQKALAEASENCTQECLILGHSDNCWMPPALTQFQQPNPSLPSFGFQQGWGRGARPEGRHTLGRPLPKDDSDKGQAGPRPQFYNTCERHCAGEDPVKVIPLANFAASHPAPGAGSSTTFIHEHQL